GATCCCTCGCCCCCGGCCATGATGACGGCCTTCACCGCCCCGAACCTATCGGGCGCCCGACCGGCCCGATGCCGGGGCCCGGGCGGCCCCGCCGGCGGCGGTTCCCTCGGCCCCGTCCGACTCGGCCGCGGCCTCGGCCGCTCGCCCGGCCCGGCCCGCCCGCAGGGCCTGGAGGCCCAGGGGCACGTAGAGGCCCAGGGCCACGTAGGAGAGCACCAGGCCGGGAGCGGTGAAGCCCCAGGCCACCACCGAGGCCGTCTCCCGCCAGCCCACCGTGCTCTCGGCGGCCAGGAACATGGGGATGGCCACCATGTTGCAGAACGTCCCGGCCTTGCCCCACCACGTCACGTCGACGCGGGTGCCCCCGAGGGCGGCCAGGCCCACGGTGGCCACCGAGACGGCCAGCTCCCGCCCCAGCACCAGCCACGCCACCCACGGCGGGATGGAGCCGTCGACCACGATGGCCAGGCCCCCCACGAAGAAGAGGAGGCGGTCGGCCACGGGGTCGAGGACCTTGCCCACCGTGGACACCTGGTTCCAGTGCCGGGCGATGTAGCCGTCGACGAAGTCGGT
The Acidimicrobiales bacterium DNA segment above includes these coding regions:
- a CDS encoding CDP-alcohol phosphatidyltransferase family protein; the protein is MSSATAQPEPTAAADPLPGEDRILTLPNAISVVRLSCLPVFLWLLFGRDNRAAAAALLGILGATDFVDGYIARHWNQVSTVGKVLDPVADRLLFFVGGLAIVVDGSIPPWVAWLVLGRELAVSVATVGLAALGGTRVDVTWWGKAGTFCNMVAIPMFLAAESTVGWRETASVVAWGFTAPGLVLSYVALGLYVPLGLQALRAGRAGRAAEAAAESDGAEGTAAGGAARAPASGRSGAR